Proteins from one Faecalibacterium sp. I3-3-33 genomic window:
- a CDS encoding folylpolyglutamate synthase encodes MTIQQANQYFAALPDGFADPEQLGALLPASVQQVQFVGIAGTAGKTAVARLLTAILRAQGIRAGVYHAGCEPLAARIRVAGEPVDEALLCRAADALAAHEELPMQAAELAAAAYCFGEAGCTLAVVELPDAGLAAALPKMPVCAVTAVGPDGVSRSVERLAALAGGVMRKDSICVTAPEQPKAVLSELVVAAGKCGCELVVPDPEDITFLEAEQFASRVDYGGYTVPLAFLGRHAAGNAAMAVELALALCRKEVDISDEAILDGIAAVDNRCSIRVLSQRPLVILDACRTPQQAAALLRVLNMAKVRHMSAIIGLTEEEGAEAFFSALETGLSPEEQKKDKSTMPGMSESPFDKVYLVTPAGVEEQLTRRLTEKAKYHFDAQLCTSLDEAVQLAHANTRRGLLVCGSEAAALEAAALLAKA; translated from the coding sequence ATGACCATCCAACAGGCAAATCAGTATTTTGCAGCCCTGCCGGACGGCTTTGCCGACCCGGAGCAGCTGGGTGCGCTGCTGCCCGCCTCGGTGCAGCAGGTGCAGTTCGTGGGCATAGCAGGCACTGCCGGTAAAACGGCGGTGGCGCGTCTGCTGACGGCCATCCTGCGCGCGCAGGGCATTCGTGCCGGTGTCTACCATGCCGGGTGCGAACCCCTTGCGGCTCGCATCCGGGTGGCAGGCGAGCCGGTGGACGAGGCGCTGCTGTGCCGCGCCGCCGATGCCCTTGCCGCCCATGAGGAACTGCCCATGCAGGCGGCGGAGCTTGCCGCCGCTGCATACTGCTTTGGGGAAGCTGGCTGCACGCTGGCGGTAGTAGAGCTGCCGGACGCGGGCCTTGCTGCGGCACTGCCCAAAATGCCGGTGTGCGCCGTCACAGCGGTGGGGCCGGACGGCGTGAGCCGCTCGGTGGAGCGTCTGGCTGCATTGGCAGGCGGCGTGATGCGCAAGGACAGCATCTGTGTCACCGCGCCGGAGCAGCCTAAGGCGGTGCTCAGTGAGCTGGTTGTGGCTGCTGGCAAGTGCGGCTGTGAGCTGGTAGTGCCCGACCCGGAGGATATCACCTTTTTGGAAGCGGAACAGTTTGCCAGCCGGGTGGACTACGGCGGCTATACGGTGCCGCTGGCCTTTTTGGGACGTCACGCCGCAGGCAACGCCGCCATGGCGGTGGAGTTGGCGCTGGCGCTCTGCCGCAAGGAGGTGGATATCTCCGACGAAGCGATTCTGGATGGCATTGCTGCCGTGGACAACCGTTGCAGCATCCGGGTGCTTTCCCAGCGCCCGCTGGTCATTCTGGATGCCTGCCGCACCCCGCAGCAGGCTGCTGCACTGCTGCGTGTGCTGAACATGGCCAAGGTGCGCCACATGAGCGCCATCATCGGTCTGACCGAGGAGGAGGGCGCCGAGGCATTCTTCTCCGCGCTGGAGACCGGTCTGAGCCCCGAGGAGCAGAAAAAGGATAAATCCACCATGCCCGGCATGAGCGAGAGCCCCTTTGATAAGGTGTATCTCGTCACGCCCGCCGGTGTGGAGGAGCAGCTGACCCGGCGTCTGACCGAGAAGGCAAAATATCACTTTGACGCTCAGCTCTGCACCAGTCTGGACGAGGCAGTGCAGCTGGCACACGCCAACACCCGCCGCGGTCTGCTGGTCTGCGGCAGCGAGGCGGCAGCGCTGGAAGCAGCGGCTCTGCTGGCAAAGGCGTAA
- a CDS encoding VanZ family protein, whose product MERYNDTERTSLWVIAGRVVFTVALIACIWFIFSNSMAVATVSSGASGRVLAWMRTILRRLGQPGLAEHLTMHIVRKMAHFCEYMLEGFLLMLCMRVYSRHPLRHITVPMLGGVLTALTDETIQIFSEGRSSQVTDVWLDSAGVLAGILVAIVLLLACEGLYYHIKRSNE is encoded by the coding sequence GTGGAACGCTATAACGATACGGAACGCACCTCACTGTGGGTCATTGCGGGACGGGTGGTCTTTACCGTTGCACTCATCGCCTGCATCTGGTTCATCTTTTCCAACTCCATGGCGGTGGCTACGGTCTCTTCCGGCGCAAGCGGTCGGGTGCTGGCGTGGATGCGTACCATCCTGCGCCGTCTGGGTCAGCCGGGGCTGGCAGAGCATCTGACCATGCACATCGTGCGCAAGATGGCACACTTTTGCGAGTATATGCTGGAGGGCTTTCTGCTCATGCTCTGTATGCGGGTGTACAGCCGTCACCCGCTGCGGCATATCACGGTGCCCATGCTGGGCGGTGTGCTGACGGCGCTGACCGATGAGACCATTCAGATCTTCTCGGAGGGGCGCAGCAGTCAGGTTACCGATGTGTGGCTGGATTCTGCCGGTGTTCTGGCAGGCATCCTTGTTGCCATCGTGCTGTTGCTGGCCTGCGAGGGACTGTATTATCACATAAAAAGGAGTAACGAATGA
- a CDS encoding valine--tRNA ligase: MKELAKQYDPSQVEDRIYQFWLDGGYFHTKADPDKKPYTIVMPPPNVTGQLHMGHAVDNTMQDILIRTKRMQGYAALWVPGTDHASIATEAKVVEAMRAEGLTKEMVGRDGFLERAWAWKTKYGNRIVSQLKKLGSSCDWERERFTMDEGCSEAVKEVFVRLYDKGLIYRGNRMVNWCPHCNTSISDAEVEYEEKDGSFWHLLYPVKETGEMLELATTRPETMLGDTAVAINGEDPRYAHLHGCHVVLPLLNKEIPIVCDEHADMTKGTGVVKITPAHDPNDFEVGLRHDLPIVRVFTYDGHMTGAADKAAADALFAAGKNTVNEPQVLDCGKYAGMTTLEARKAILADLKEGGFLKEIEPLKHEVGTCYRCHSTIEPMISKQWFVKMEPLAKPAIESVEKGEIKFVPERFTKNYMNWMKNTRDWCISRQLWWGHQIPAWYCDDCGETVVAKSAPCSCPKCGSAKLTQDPDTLDTWFSSALWPFSTLGWPNEDSADLKYFYPTNTLVTGYDIIGFWVSRMIFSGLAYTGKAPFDTVCIHGIVRDSQGRKMSKSLGNGIDPLEVIAQYGADALRFMLVDGSTPGNDMRYIEKKVEAARNFANKLWNATRFVLMNLPEDFEPGLPSEDLLDMSDKWVLTKLNQVAGAMTDNLEHYEMGLAAAKINSFIWDVYCDWFIEIAKPRLNSGDAQQADTARRVLVYVLDKALKLLHPFMPFITEELYQALPGSAETIMTQAWPTFDAAHNWAAEEEAFEKVMDYIKAVRTMRTEMNVHPAKKTSMIIETADAAPFQNAQVYLAKFAFATDVTFTEKYEGSTDGMVQVSTHAARGFIPMMELIDREKELARLNKEKAKAEKEMAMFGNQLNNPKFVERAPAALVEEIRTKFTKSQDKLANIEQSIKALG; encoded by the coding sequence ATGAAAGAGCTTGCAAAGCAGTACGATCCCAGTCAGGTGGAAGATCGTATCTACCAGTTCTGGCTGGACGGCGGCTACTTCCACACGAAGGCCGATCCGGACAAGAAACCTTATACCATCGTCATGCCGCCGCCGAACGTTACCGGTCAGCTGCACATGGGTCATGCGGTGGATAACACCATGCAGGACATCCTTATCCGCACCAAGCGGATGCAGGGCTATGCCGCCCTGTGGGTGCCCGGCACCGACCACGCTTCCATTGCTACCGAAGCCAAGGTGGTGGAGGCTATGCGCGCCGAGGGCCTGACCAAGGAAATGGTCGGCCGTGACGGTTTTCTGGAGCGCGCATGGGCATGGAAGACCAAGTACGGCAACCGCATCGTCAGCCAGCTGAAAAAGCTGGGCAGCAGCTGCGACTGGGAGCGCGAGCGCTTTACCATGGACGAGGGCTGCTCTGAGGCTGTCAAGGAAGTGTTTGTGCGCCTGTACGACAAGGGGCTGATCTACCGCGGCAACCGCATGGTCAACTGGTGCCCCCACTGCAACACCTCCATCTCCGACGCTGAGGTGGAGTACGAGGAGAAGGACGGCAGCTTCTGGCATCTGCTGTACCCGGTCAAGGAGACCGGCGAGATGCTGGAGCTGGCTACCACCCGCCCCGAGACCATGCTGGGTGATACTGCTGTGGCCATCAACGGCGAGGATCCCCGCTACGCCCATCTGCACGGCTGCCATGTGGTGCTGCCCCTGCTGAACAAGGAGATCCCCATCGTCTGCGATGAGCACGCCGATATGACCAAGGGCACCGGTGTCGTGAAGATCACCCCCGCCCACGACCCCAACGACTTTGAAGTCGGTCTGCGCCACGACCTGCCCATCGTGCGCGTGTTTACCTACGACGGCCACATGACCGGCGCTGCCGACAAGGCTGCCGCCGATGCTCTGTTTGCCGCCGGCAAGAACACCGTCAACGAGCCTCAGGTGCTGGACTGCGGCAAGTACGCCGGCATGACCACGCTGGAAGCCCGCAAGGCTATTCTGGCCGACCTGAAGGAGGGCGGTTTCCTGAAGGAGATCGAGCCCCTCAAGCACGAGGTGGGCACCTGCTATCGCTGCCACTCCACCATCGAGCCGATGATCTCCAAGCAGTGGTTCGTCAAGATGGAGCCGCTGGCAAAGCCCGCCATCGAGAGCGTGGAGAAGGGCGAGATCAAGTTTGTGCCCGAGCGCTTTACCAAGAACTATATGAACTGGATGAAGAACACCCGCGACTGGTGCATCAGCCGCCAGCTGTGGTGGGGTCACCAGATCCCGGCTTGGTACTGCGACGACTGCGGCGAGACCGTGGTGGCAAAGTCCGCTCCCTGCAGCTGCCCCAAGTGCGGCAGCGCAAAGCTGACGCAGGACCCCGACACGCTGGATACCTGGTTCTCCTCTGCCCTGTGGCCCTTCAGCACGCTGGGTTGGCCCAACGAGGACAGCGCCGACCTGAAGTATTTCTACCCCACCAACACGCTGGTCACCGGTTACGACATCATCGGTTTCTGGGTCAGCCGCATGATCTTCTCCGGTCTGGCTTACACCGGCAAGGCGCCTTTTGATACCGTCTGCATCCACGGTATCGTCCGCGACAGTCAGGGCCGTAAGATGTCCAAGAGCCTTGGCAACGGCATCGACCCGCTGGAAGTCATTGCCCAGTACGGCGCAGACGCTCTGCGCTTTATGCTGGTGGATGGCTCCACCCCGGGCAACGATATGCGCTATATTGAAAAGAAGGTGGAAGCTGCCCGCAACTTTGCCAATAAGCTGTGGAACGCCACCCGCTTTGTGCTGATGAACCTGCCCGAGGACTTTGAGCCGGGTCTGCCCAGCGAAGATCTGCTGGACATGAGCGACAAGTGGGTGCTGACCAAGCTGAATCAGGTCGCCGGTGCTATGACCGATAATCTGGAGCACTACGAGATGGGTCTGGCTGCTGCCAAAATCAACAGCTTTATCTGGGACGTCTACTGCGACTGGTTCATCGAGATCGCAAAGCCCCGCCTGAACTCCGGCGATGCACAGCAGGCCGACACCGCCCGCCGTGTGCTGGTGTATGTGCTGGATAAGGCACTCAAGCTGCTGCACCCCTTCATGCCCTTCATCACCGAGGAGCTGTATCAGGCTCTGCCCGGCTCTGCCGAGACCATCATGACGCAGGCATGGCCCACCTTTGACGCTGCTCACAACTGGGCAGCCGAGGAAGAAGCCTTTGAAAAGGTGATGGATTATATCAAGGCTGTGCGTACCATGCGCACCGAGATGAACGTGCATCCCGCTAAAAAGACCAGCATGATCATCGAGACTGCCGATGCAGCCCCCTTCCAGAACGCACAGGTCTATCTGGCTAAGTTCGCCTTTGCCACCGATGTGACCTTTACCGAAAAGTACGAGGGCAGCACCGACGGCATGGTGCAGGTGTCCACCCACGCCGCCCGCGGCTTCATCCCCATGATGGAGCTCATCGACCGCGAGAAGGAGCTGGCACGCCTGAACAAGGAAAAGGCCAAGGCTGAAAAGGAAATGGCCATGTTCGGCAACCAGCTGAACAATCCCAAGTTCGTGGAGCGTGCCCCGGCGGCTCTGGTGGAGGAGATCCGCACAAAGTTCACCAAGAGTCAGGACAAGCTGGCCAACATTGAGCAGAGCATCAAGGCTCTGGGTTGA
- a CDS encoding glycosyltransferase family 2 protein — protein sequence MNTEKSPLISVIVPVYKVEKYLAACLDSLLAQTYQNFELIVVNDGSPDGCWQIMQRYAAQDARVRIFNKENGGVSSARNFGLDVARGEYIGFVDSDDLVLPQYLEWLYDALCSCGTRIAMCRYRSIQENETLWTVTEYPAPQRITAENYSWMREWSGGHCWRMLTHRELLQDIRFDPALFYGEDALFFVTEFLKAGSMAFLNCPLYAYLERPSSAVRQEPSLRFYTAALAWERVWQLVKGQPEPFRSTTEQRCIMSCAEVYFRLVNQPERDPEKEKTLLELAKTHRRAAWKIPSEHKSQKLQALMVSYCPHLGARVWKLVRWVKGLKN from the coding sequence ATGAATACGGAAAAAAGCCCCCTGATCTCGGTGATCGTACCGGTCTACAAGGTGGAAAAGTATCTGGCGGCGTGTCTGGACAGCCTGCTGGCGCAGACATATCAGAATTTTGAACTGATCGTTGTGAACGATGGCTCGCCGGACGGCTGCTGGCAGATCATGCAGCGCTATGCGGCGCAGGATGCCCGGGTGCGCATTTTCAACAAAGAAAACGGCGGGGTGTCCTCGGCACGCAATTTTGGGCTGGATGTGGCAAGGGGCGAGTACATCGGCTTTGTGGATTCCGATGACCTTGTGCTGCCGCAGTATCTGGAATGGCTGTACGATGCTTTGTGCAGCTGCGGCACCCGCATAGCCATGTGCCGCTACCGCAGCATACAGGAAAACGAGACCCTGTGGACGGTAACGGAATATCCGGCACCGCAGAGGATCACGGCGGAAAACTACTCGTGGATGCGGGAATGGAGCGGCGGGCACTGCTGGCGGATGCTGACCCACCGGGAACTGCTGCAGGATATCCGCTTTGACCCGGCGCTGTTCTACGGGGAGGATGCTCTGTTTTTTGTGACAGAATTTCTCAAGGCGGGCAGTATGGCGTTTTTGAACTGCCCGCTCTATGCCTACCTTGAACGTCCGAGCTCTGCCGTGCGGCAGGAGCCGAGCCTGCGTTTTTACACGGCGGCTCTGGCATGGGAACGGGTCTGGCAGCTGGTAAAGGGGCAGCCGGAGCCCTTCCGCAGCACTACGGAGCAGCGCTGCATCATGTCCTGCGCCGAGGTGTATTTCCGGCTGGTCAACCAGCCGGAGCGGGACCCGGAAAAGGAAAAAACACTGCTGGAGCTGGCAAAGACGCACCGCCGCGCTGCATGGAAGATCCCGTCAGAGCACAAAAGCCAGAAGCTGCAAGCGCTGATGGTGAGCTACTGTCCACATCTGGGTGCAAGGGTGTGGAAGCTGGTGCGTTGGGTGAAAGGTTTGAAAAACTGA
- a CDS encoding lipopolysaccharide biosynthesis protein — MRTRYTLINMLVNIGGQFFTMLLSFINRMVFIHCLSAAYLGVSGLFTDVLSILNFAELGIGTAMVFSMYEPAARDDEQKLARLMNLYKWMYRAVAASVLLFGLVLLPFLPHLIKGGEGIENIPLIYMMYVLGSASSYLLNYKSSIYQAYQKSYICTGWVLVCECIRTIVQIVALLLTGNFILYLAIQLVVQFIPNIMISRMVDKEFPYLKECRELPEREERNGILKNIGAMSMHKLAIVIVRNTDSLLMSSFIGLATVGIYSNYRLVLNALNNLMTKVVTAFSGSVGNFAALENSDRLYRVYKEMDFLFFVLSGYLTGGLMMLFNPLIALLFGREYCFPMTTVTIIVVEFYITRMRQTNLLFREVMGLFWNDRYKAVAESVINLVVSLVLVQRYGVTGIIGGTIISTLCTCAWIEPYIFLKYGVQEEWQQKYRAYFAEYLKRLLLTAAVSAAAMLWVQRFPVGNFGVFILDGVLYTAVFVGLIVLVYHGSAEYAALKQRGLEILKRRAG; from the coding sequence ATGAGAACGCGCTATACGCTTATCAATATGCTGGTCAATATCGGCGGGCAATTTTTTACGATGCTGCTCTCCTTTATCAACCGGATGGTGTTCATCCACTGCCTTTCGGCTGCCTATCTGGGCGTCAGTGGTCTGTTTACCGATGTGCTCAGTATCCTTAATTTTGCGGAGCTGGGCATCGGTACGGCTATGGTGTTCAGTATGTACGAACCGGCAGCCCGGGACGACGAGCAGAAACTGGCGCGGCTAATGAACCTGTATAAGTGGATGTACCGGGCGGTGGCGGCTTCGGTGCTGCTATTTGGGCTGGTGTTGCTGCCGTTTCTGCCCCACCTCATCAAGGGCGGCGAGGGCATTGAGAATATCCCCCTGATCTACATGATGTATGTGCTCGGTTCAGCAAGCTCCTATCTGCTGAACTATAAAAGCTCTATCTATCAGGCCTATCAGAAAAGTTATATCTGCACCGGTTGGGTTCTGGTGTGCGAGTGCATACGCACCATCGTGCAGATCGTGGCATTGCTGCTGACGGGCAACTTTATCCTGTACCTTGCCATCCAGCTGGTGGTGCAGTTCATACCCAATATTATGATCTCCCGCATGGTGGATAAGGAATTTCCCTACCTGAAGGAATGCCGGGAACTGCCGGAAAGGGAGGAGCGGAACGGCATCCTGAAAAACATCGGCGCCATGAGTATGCATAAGCTGGCGATCGTCATCGTGCGCAACACGGACAGCCTGCTGATGTCCTCCTTCATCGGGCTGGCAACGGTGGGTATCTACTCCAATTACCGGCTGGTGCTCAACGCGCTGAACAACCTGATGACCAAAGTCGTCACAGCCTTTTCCGGCAGCGTGGGCAACTTTGCAGCGCTGGAAAACTCTGACCGGCTGTATCGGGTGTATAAAGAGATGGATTTTCTCTTTTTTGTGCTGTCCGGCTACCTGACCGGCGGGCTGATGATGCTGTTCAACCCCTTGATCGCCCTGCTGTTTGGCAGGGAATACTGTTTCCCGATGACGACCGTGACGATCATCGTGGTGGAATTTTACATCACGCGGATGCGGCAGACGAACCTGCTGTTCCGGGAGGTCATGGGGCTGTTCTGGAACGACCGCTATAAGGCTGTGGCAGAGTCTGTTATCAATCTGGTGGTCTCCCTTGTGTTGGTGCAGCGTTACGGCGTGACCGGCATTATCGGGGGCACCATCATCAGCACGCTGTGCACCTGTGCGTGGATAGAGCCTTATATCTTTTTGAAATACGGCGTTCAGGAGGAATGGCAGCAGAAATACCGGGCCTACTTTGCGGAGTATCTGAAGCGGCTGCTGCTTACGGCGGCGGTCTCGGCGGCAGCAATGCTCTGGGTGCAGCGGTTCCCGGTAGGCAACTTTGGTGTTTTTATTCTGGACGGTGTGCTTTACACAGCCGTGTTCGTAGGGCTGATCGTGCTGGTCTATCATGGCAGTGCGGAGTATGCAGCGCTGAAGCAGCGCGGGTTGGAGATCTTGAAAAGGAGAGCGGGATGA
- a CDS encoding glycosyltransferase family 2 protein — MPCEKTLLSIIVPVYDVERYLPKCMDSILAQTFTDFELILVDDGSPDDCPALCDAAAEKDARIRVIHQKNGGLSAARNAGLDAARGAWIGFVDSDDYIAPEMYEVLYQAVQSTGADLALCDYAEVDETGAPCQSMHIRLEKKDFTGRDLLKNATDSTIQPAWNKLYRRAVFAQLRYPEGKLNEDLFLIPEICLNTQKAVVVPKALYYYVQRGGSIMSGNKTLRHFDAAEAAQRYWDCLVENAAYDALANAAKFTMGSVSRVYRQLPPALRKAPRSREMLRMQFEVVNHTRRYCAVPGGLWLQSWLLWHFPQTYSRLRDMKG, encoded by the coding sequence GTGCCCTGTGAAAAAACATTGCTCAGTATCATCGTGCCGGTGTACGATGTGGAACGCTATCTGCCCAAATGTATGGATTCCATTCTGGCGCAGACCTTTACGGACTTTGAGCTGATCCTTGTGGACGATGGCTCACCGGACGATTGCCCTGCGCTGTGCGATGCCGCCGCCGAAAAAGATGCCCGCATCCGGGTGATCCACCAGAAAAACGGGGGGCTATCTGCCGCCCGCAACGCCGGGTTGGACGCAGCAAGGGGCGCATGGATCGGCTTTGTGGATTCAGACGACTACATTGCACCGGAAATGTATGAAGTGCTGTACCAAGCCGTGCAAAGCACCGGGGCAGACCTTGCCCTGTGCGATTACGCCGAGGTGGACGAGACGGGTGCGCCATGCCAGTCGATGCACATCCGCCTTGAAAAAAAGGACTTTACCGGGCGGGATTTACTGAAAAATGCTACGGATTCGACGATCCAGCCTGCGTGGAACAAGCTGTACCGCCGCGCCGTCTTTGCGCAGCTGCGCTACCCGGAGGGAAAGTTGAACGAGGACCTTTTCCTGATCCCGGAAATCTGCCTGAATACCCAAAAAGCTGTGGTGGTGCCAAAGGCGCTGTATTATTATGTGCAGCGCGGCGGCAGCATTATGAGCGGCAATAAAACGCTGCGCCATTTCGATGCTGCCGAGGCGGCACAACGGTACTGGGACTGCCTTGTGGAAAACGCTGCATACGATGCACTGGCAAATGCGGCAAAATTTACGATGGGCAGCGTGAGCCGGGTGTACCGGCAGCTGCCCCCGGCGCTGCGCAAAGCGCCCCGCAGCCGTGAAATGCTGCGGATGCAGTTTGAGGTGGTCAACCACACCCGGCGGTACTGCGCCGTTCCGGGCGGGCTTTGGCTGCAAAGCTGGCTGCTGTGGCACTTTCCGCAGACATACAGTCGGCTGCGGGACATGAAGGGCTGA
- a CDS encoding bifunctional homocysteine S-methyltransferase/methylenetetrahydrofolate reductase, giving the protein MLDVRKLLAQRPLLFDGGMGTYYKAKPGQECEQANLTDPEGILAVHRAYLAAGADAIKTNTFSLPRLAAAQQPGWEQLADAGWQLAAKAAGETGAAVFADLGPAPDTENLPAEQVYLAVAKRFALLGARNFLFETLSTEDGVLEAIRALKQTVPEAFVLVSFAVLPDGYTREGRYCAELVRRMAQSGVVDAVGLNCVSAPGAMRALVQQLGDAGVPLSVMPNAGYPVVARAQVRYQGKPEYFARELSRLAAEGVRILGGCCGTTPQHIAALRTALDALPETLPAAPAAKPAAAAKPAVETDDAFLRKLRAGQRVIAVELDSPKDADLTAYLEGARRLQAAGADLLTVADCPIARARMDSSLVACRVHRELGMNVLPHMTCRDRNLNATKALLLGLYAEGVREVLAITGDPIPTAERDEVKNVYQFNSRKLAQYIVSLAGEGREMPSPITVFGALNLNARNFEVELRRAAEKLENGMSGFLTQPVLSAQAVENLKKARETLGERAKILAGILPVVSQRNAIFMENEINGIHVDEAIIQKFEGLDRAAGEELGLEVSVRAAKAAAPYADGFYLMTPFNRVALMERLIARLRTEVTD; this is encoded by the coding sequence ATGTTAGATGTGCGCAAACTGTTAGCTCAGCGGCCGCTGCTGTTCGATGGCGGCATGGGTACCTATTATAAAGCAAAACCGGGACAGGAGTGTGAGCAGGCAAACCTGACCGACCCCGAGGGCATTCTGGCAGTGCACCGGGCGTATCTTGCTGCCGGAGCCGATGCCATCAAGACCAATACCTTCAGTCTGCCGCGTCTGGCGGCGGCGCAGCAGCCAGGCTGGGAGCAGCTGGCAGATGCAGGCTGGCAGCTGGCAGCAAAGGCCGCAGGGGAGACCGGCGCGGCGGTGTTTGCCGACCTTGGCCCCGCACCGGATACCGAGAACCTCCCGGCGGAGCAGGTGTATCTTGCCGTAGCAAAGCGCTTTGCACTGCTGGGCGCACGGAATTTTCTGTTCGAGACCCTGAGCACCGAGGACGGTGTGCTGGAAGCGATTCGTGCGCTGAAGCAGACCGTGCCGGAGGCCTTTGTGCTGGTATCCTTTGCGGTGCTGCCGGACGGCTACACCCGCGAGGGCCGCTACTGCGCCGAACTTGTGCGCCGCATGGCGCAGAGCGGCGTGGTGGATGCCGTAGGCTTGAACTGTGTGTCTGCCCCGGGCGCGATGCGGGCACTGGTGCAGCAGCTGGGAGATGCAGGAGTGCCGCTTTCGGTCATGCCCAATGCAGGCTACCCGGTGGTGGCGCGGGCACAGGTGCGCTATCAGGGCAAGCCGGAATATTTTGCCCGGGAACTGAGCCGCCTTGCCGCCGAGGGCGTGCGCATTCTGGGCGGCTGCTGCGGCACAACACCGCAGCATATTGCTGCCCTGCGCACCGCACTGGATGCTCTGCCGGAAACGCTGCCCGCCGCCCCGGCGGCAAAGCCCGCTGCAGCGGCAAAGCCTGCGGTGGAAACGGACGATGCCTTTTTGCGCAAGCTGCGCGCCGGGCAGCGGGTCATCGCGGTGGAGCTGGACTCCCCCAAGGATGCCGACCTGACTGCCTATCTCGAGGGCGCCCGCCGTTTGCAGGCCGCCGGTGCGGACCTGCTGACCGTTGCAGACTGCCCCATTGCCCGGGCGCGGATGGATTCCTCGCTGGTGGCCTGCCGGGTGCACCGGGAGCTGGGCATGAACGTGCTGCCCCACATGACCTGCCGGGACCGCAACCTGAACGCCACCAAGGCGCTGCTGCTGGGACTGTACGCCGAGGGCGTGCGGGAGGTGCTGGCCATTACCGGCGACCCCATCCCCACCGCAGAGCGGGACGAGGTGAAAAACGTGTACCAGTTCAACTCCCGCAAGCTGGCGCAGTATATCGTATCGCTGGCCGGGGAGGGGCGGGAGATGCCCAGCCCCATCACGGTGTTCGGTGCGCTGAACCTGAACGCCCGCAATTTTGAGGTGGAGTTGCGCCGCGCTGCAGAAAAGCTGGAAAACGGCATGAGTGGTTTCCTCACCCAGCCGGTGCTGTCGGCACAGGCAGTGGAAAACCTGAAAAAAGCCCGGGAAACGCTGGGCGAGCGGGCAAAGATCCTGGCGGGTATCCTGCCGGTGGTCAGCCAGCGCAACGCCATCTTTATGGAAAACGAGATCAACGGCATCCATGTGGACGAGGCCATCATCCAGAAGTTTGAGGGGCTGGACCGCGCTGCAGGCGAGGAGCTGGGCTTGGAGGTCTCGGTACGGGCTGCCAAGGCGGCTGCACCCTATGCGGACGGCTTTTACTTGATGACCCCCTTCAACCGGGTGGCGCTGATGGAGCGGCTCATTGCCCGCCTGCGCACGGAAGTGACGGACTGA
- a CDS encoding GNAT family N-acetyltransferase gives MRHTGTLELETGRLLLRRLLPQDAPQMYENWANDPAVTRFLRWEPHKSPAETRELLSAWAELYPNPDYYQWAMVEKATGQVFGSISVYNALLGEPQQKTRWPGLDLSGGIWEPGYCIGQKWWGKGFTTEALQAVVDFWFRQVGGAFLTCCHAVQNPASGRVMEKAGFVYHHNDVYHKFDGTPVECRCYLLTKEHYDNRKDLL, from the coding sequence ATGCGCCACACCGGCACACTTGAACTGGAGACCGGCCGTCTGCTGTTGCGCCGACTGCTGCCGCAGGATGCCCCGCAGATGTACGAAAACTGGGCAAATGACCCGGCTGTGACCCGGTTTTTGCGCTGGGAACCGCACAAAAGCCCTGCCGAGACCCGGGAGCTGCTTTCGGCATGGGCGGAGCTGTATCCGAACCCCGATTACTACCAGTGGGCCATGGTGGAAAAGGCCACCGGACAGGTGTTCGGCTCTATCTCCGTATACAACGCCCTGCTGGGCGAACCGCAGCAAAAGACCAGGTGGCCGGGGTTGGACCTCTCCGGCGGCATCTGGGAGCCGGGCTACTGCATCGGGCAGAAGTGGTGGGGCAAAGGCTTTACCACCGAGGCGCTGCAGGCCGTGGTGGATTTCTGGTTCAGGCAGGTGGGCGGTGCCTTCCTTACCTGCTGCCATGCAGTGCAGAACCCCGCCAGCGGCCGGGTGATGGAAAAGGCAGGCTTTGTGTACCACCACAACGACGTTTACCACAAATTTGACGGCACACCGGTGGAATGCCGGTGCTATCTGCTGACAAAAGAGCACTACGATAACAGAAAGGACTTACTTTGA